The Candidatus Accumulibacter similis genome has a segment encoding these proteins:
- a CDS encoding MAPEG family protein, with amino-acid sequence MNDYPGPTLVTLATSFLLFACAAYVGRCRIRFGIKAPATSGHPQFEIAYRIQANTVENSLAFLPVLWVFASSVSSPWATVLGGVWLAARVWYAIAYARQPTTRGAGFLVSMLCFGALGIGGAYGVLRGMLV; translated from the coding sequence ATGAACGACTACCCCGGCCCAACCTTGGTGACCCTCGCCACCTCCTTTCTGCTCTTTGCCTGCGCCGCCTACGTCGGTCGCTGTCGCATCCGCTTCGGCATCAAGGCGCCGGCAACCAGCGGCCACCCGCAGTTCGAGATCGCCTACCGCATCCAGGCCAACACCGTCGAGAACAGCCTTGCCTTCCTGCCGGTGCTGTGGGTGTTTGCCAGCAGCGTCTCGAGTCCCTGGGCGACGGTGCTCGGCGGAGTCTGGCTGGCGGCGCGGGTCTGGTACGCGATCGCCTACGCGCGCCAGCCGACGACGCGCGGCGCTGGTTTCCTGGTCTCGATGCTCTGTTTCGGCGCCCTGGGCATCGGCGGTGCCTACGGCGTCCTGCGCGGAATGCTCGTCTGA